One genomic window of Monodelphis domestica isolate mMonDom1 chromosome 1, mMonDom1.pri, whole genome shotgun sequence includes the following:
- the INPP5F gene encoding phosphatidylinositide phosphatase SAC2 isoform X3, which yields MKFENVQTLTDAIHDIILDMKWCWVDQAGVICKQEGIFRVNCMDCLDRTNVVQAAIARVVMEQQLKKLGVMPPEQPLPVKCNRIYQIMWANNGDSISRQYAGTAALKGDFTRTGERKLAGVMKDGVNSANRYYLNRFKDAYRQAVIDLMQGIPVTEDLYSIFTKEKEHEALDKEHQRSHQELISQLLQSYMKLLLPDDEKFHGGWALIDCDPSLIDATHKDVDVLLLLSNSAYYVAYYDDEVDKVNQYQRLSLENLEKIEIGPEPTLFGKPKFSCMRLHYKYKETGGYFHTLRAVMRNPEEDGKDTLQCIAEMLQITKQAMGLDVPIIEKKLERKSSKPHEDIIGIRTQNQGSLAQGKNFLISKFSSLNQKVKQTKSNVNIGNLRKLGSFTKPEVKVNFLKPNLTVNLWKSDSSLETMENPGVMDSKGQIQSDEEISSDDSFHSDEYLTNSKSEEDRQRVSSLEDVGPVDYVLPSCGIIASAPRLGSRSQSISSTDITIRVPSEIVVAHGSGLGRGLPSPMKKSPSADNVLVDFEKPIDAYCHRFVQDAQSKTTRPLEMEPASPQAAEEGSESLSEEHKNKEAKSEVTQEIPPRPSKLDVPSDTTAPHLLSVDPPHFATTQKTPGSASSILEFEAGTNPTPSPAESNGSRAVSPFAKIRSSMVQVANITQAGLTHGINFAVAKVQKSPAEAEAVNEVAQNELKDMFTQCQTRIIQI from the exons ATGAAATTTGAGAATGTCCAGACCTTAACAGATGCCATTCATGACATTATTCTGGATATGAAGTGGTGTTG gGTTGATCAAGCTGGGGTAATATGTAAACAGGAGGGGATTTTTCGAGTTAATTGCATGGACTGCTTGGATCGTACAAATGTAGTACAAGCTGCCATTGCAAGAGTGGTCATGGAACAGCag CTAAAGAAATTAGGTGTGATGCCCCCTGAACAACCTTTGCCAGTGAAATGCAATAGAATCTACCAGATAATGTGGGCAAATAATGGAGATTCTATAAGCAGACAGTATGCTGGAACAGCAGCTttgaag GGTGATTTCACTAGAACTGGTGAAAGGAAGTTGGCAGGAGTCATGAAAGATGGAGTTAATTCTGCAAATAGGTATTACTTGAATCGCTTTAAGGATGCTTATAGACAAGCAGTTATAG ATTTGATGCAAGGCATTCCTGTGACTGAAGATCTCTATTCCATATTTaccaaagagaaagaacatgaggcTTTGGATAAGGAGCATCAGAGAAGCCACCAGGAACTGATTAGCCAACTCTTACAGAGCTACATGAAATTACTGTTGCCTGATGATGAAAAATTCCATGGGGGATGGGCCCTTATTGATTGTGATCCAAG CCTTATTGATGCTACTCATAAAGATGTGGATGTGCTGCTACTGCTTTCTAACTCTGCATACTACGTGGCCTA CTATGATGATGAAGTTGACAAAGTAAATCAGTATCAAAGACTGAGCCTGGAAAACttggagaaaatagaaatag GTCCTGAACCCACTCTTTTTGGGAAACCAAAGTTTTCCTGCATGAGGTTAcactataaatataaagaaacaggTGGTTATTTTCATACCCTCCGAGCTGTGATGCGAAACCCAGAAGAGGATGGCAAAG ATACACTTCAGTGCATTGCAGAGATGCTACAGATCACCAAGCAAGCTATGGGTTTAGATGTACCCATCATAGAGAAAAAACTTGAGAG GAAGAGTAGTAAACCTCATGAAGACATCATTGGGATTAGAACTCAAAACCAAGGATCTTTAGCTCAAGGAAAGAATTTTTTGATCAGCAAATTCTCTTCTCTAAAtcaaaaagtaaaacaaactaAATCCAATGTCAATATTGGCAACCTACGCAAGCTAGGGAGCTTCACAAAACCTGAAGTGAAAGTCAACTTTTTAAAACCAAACTTAACGGTGAATCTTTGGAAATCAGACAGTAGTCTTGAAACTATGGAAAACCCCGGTGTGATGGATAGTAAAGGTCAGATACAGTCTGATGAGGAGATCTCTTCAGATGACTCGTTCCATTCCGATGAGTACCTTACCAATTCCAAGTCTGAAGAGGACAGGCAACGAGTTAGTTCTTTAGAAGACGTGGGGCCGGTGGACTACGTTCTTCCCAGTTGTGGCATTATCGCTTCGGCTCCCAGATTAGGCAGTCGGTCTCAGTCTATAAGCAGCACCGACATCACCATTCGCGTTCCTTCTGAGATCGTCGTAGCCCACGGCAGCGGTCTGGGGAGAGGGCTGCCCTCGCCAATGAAGAAGAGTCCTTCTGCTGACAATGTGTTGGTTGACTTTGAGAAGCCAATAGATGCTTATTGCCACAGGTTTGTACAAGACGCTCAAAGTAAAACAACGCGGCCGTTAGAGATGGAGCCGGCTTCTCCGCAGGCTGCTGAGGAAGGCTCCGAGTCTCTCAGCGAGGAGCATAAGAACAAAGAAGCCAAATCAGAAGTAACGCAGGAGATTCCTCCTCGGCCCTCTAAGCTCGATGTCCCATCGGACACCACGGCACCACATTTGTTGTCAGTCGACCCTCCTCATTTTGCTACAACTCAGAAGACTCCGGGGTCTGCATCGAGCATACTTGAATTTGAGGCAGGAACTAACCCAACACCTTCCCCTGCAGAAAGCAACGGCAGCAGAGCAGTGTCCCCTTTTGCAAAGATCCGAAGCTCCATGGTGCAGGTGGCTAATATTACCCAAGCTGGGCTGACCCACGGGATAAACTTTGCCGTCGCAAAAGTCCAAAAGAGTCCAGCAGAAGCTGAGGCAGTTAATGAGGTAGCACAAAATGAACTGAAAGACATGTTTACCCAGTGTCAGACTAGAATAATTCAGATCTAG